In a genomic window of bacterium:
- a CDS encoding glycine--tRNA ligase, producing MSTEQSILSMEHLASLCKRRGFIFQSSEIYGGLNGFWDYGPLGCELKRNVREAWWQDMVGTREDVVGLDCSIIMHPRIWEASGHVGGFTDPMIDCRGCKKRFRADQLFEELGLTPNACEKVEEKFKVPEGTKCPACGSKEFTEPRAFNLMFKTFVGPLQDESSVAYLRPETAQGIFAQFGNVMATSRQKVPFGIAQIGKAFRNEINPRNYTFRSREFEQMELEFFVKPGSDQQWHEYWVAERIKWYQTIGLPKESITQYVYPKGELAHYASACVDIMYAFPFGVQELEGIAARGNFDLSRHQEFSGKSMEYFDQDTNEKFIPHVIEPSAGVDRICLALLCNAYHEEWIPKEGPVIEAEPGKQPPEGYEARTVLRFAPRVAPIKVAVFPLLKNKPELVEKARGIFTGLRRHWACFYDQTGAIGRRYRRQDEIGTPFCVTVDFDTLTDNTVTLRERDSMKQVRIPVDKLEAEIFARMGM from the coding sequence GCGAACTGAAGCGTAACGTCCGCGAAGCCTGGTGGCAGGACATGGTCGGTACTCGCGAGGATGTGGTGGGCCTTGATTGCTCCATCATCATGCACCCCCGTATCTGGGAAGCCTCCGGCCATGTGGGCGGCTTTACAGACCCGATGATAGACTGCCGGGGCTGTAAAAAACGATTCCGCGCCGACCAATTGTTCGAAGAACTCGGTCTCACGCCGAATGCCTGCGAAAAGGTCGAGGAAAAATTCAAGGTCCCTGAGGGAACAAAGTGCCCCGCCTGTGGCTCTAAAGAATTTACCGAGCCCCGCGCCTTCAACTTGATGTTCAAAACCTTCGTTGGTCCGCTTCAGGATGAGTCCTCTGTGGCTTACCTGCGTCCGGAGACGGCTCAGGGTATTTTTGCTCAATTTGGCAATGTCATGGCCACCTCCCGGCAAAAGGTACCCTTCGGCATCGCCCAGATCGGCAAAGCCTTCCGCAACGAAATCAACCCGCGCAATTACACCTTCCGCTCGCGGGAATTCGAACAGATGGAACTCGAATTTTTCGTCAAGCCGGGCTCCGACCAACAATGGCACGAGTACTGGGTTGCTGAGCGTATCAAGTGGTACCAAACCATCGGCCTGCCCAAGGAAAGCATCACACAGTATGTCTATCCTAAAGGCGAACTGGCGCACTATGCCAGCGCCTGCGTTGACATCATGTATGCCTTCCCCTTTGGCGTGCAGGAACTCGAAGGTATCGCCGCCCGCGGCAACTTCGACCTGAGCCGTCATCAGGAATTCAGCGGTAAGTCCATGGAGTATTTCGATCAGGACACCAATGAAAAGTTCATTCCCCATGTCATCGAGCCCTCCGCCGGCGTGGACCGTATCTGTCTGGCTCTGCTCTGCAACGCCTACCATGAGGAATGGATCCCCAAGGAAGGCCCCGTGATCGAGGCTGAACCCGGCAAGCAACCACCTGAGGGCTATGAGGCCCGCACCGTGCTCCGCTTCGCCCCGCGCGTGGCCCCCATCAAGGTTGCCGTTTTCCCTCTGCTCAAGAACAAACCAGAACTGGTCGAGAAGGCTCGCGGCATCTTTACCGGGCTGCGTCGCCACTGGGCCTGCTTCTATGATCAGACAGGCGCCATCGGCCGCCGTTATCGTCGTCAGGATGAAATCGGCACCCCGTTCTGTGTCACAGTCGACTTCGATACGCTCACTGATAACACCGTCACCCTGCGTGAGCGCGACTCGATGAAACAAGTCCGCATTCCCGTGGATAAACTTGAGGCCGAGATCTTTGCCAGGATGGGGATGTGA